The genomic DNA CGATCCCCAGGAGGTCGAGGCCGAGATCGCCGGACAGCCCGGCCAGTAGAGCGCAGGACAGCGGGCCTGCGGACCAGCATGCCCGCGTCTACGGCCAAGCTTTTCCGCGCGAAACGCACGAAGATCGGTATTCGTTGCGTAAATTTTTGATCCCTCCAGGCTGAACCGTTTCGCGACCTTTGACGTTGCGTCGCAGATTCAACATTGGAGGGTACGCCATGCGGAAATTATCGATCGGATTGGCCGCGCTGCTGATCAGCACCTCGGCCTACGCCCAGCAGGGTGGCGCCGATCGCGGCGCCGGGATGGGCGGTCGCGGCGGTCAGGGTAACGCCGAGTCCGGCATGAAGGCCGGCGGCGGCGAGCGCGGCGGCATGCAGGGCGGCGCCCAGGGTGGCATGCAGGGTGACATGAAGGGCGGCCGCCAGGCGGCGTCCGAGCGCTCCGGTGCCGAGGCAGGCCGGTCCGCGCAGGGCCGCGAGGCCGGCGGCGAGGGCCGCACGGGTCAGGATCGCATGGCTCAGGACAAGGACCGGGCCGGCACCGAGCGGGGCGACCGCCGCGGTGATCGCGCCGACCGCGACGAGCGCGGGGATCGCGACGGCGCGCGTGCCGATCGCGGTGACCGTCGCGGTGACCGCCGCGCCGACCGCGCCGATTTCCGGGGCCGGACCGACGTGAGCCGGACGGATGTCCGGTCCGAGCGGGTCGAGGGCGGCTTCCGCCGCGAGGGCCGCTACGTGTTCATCGGCGGCCGCCGGGTCGTGTACGGCTCGCCGGAGTATCGCCGCCTGATCGTCACCGAGAATCGCGGCCCGCGCGCGCGTTACGTCGTGATCCGCGGCCAGCGCGTGCTCTACGGTTCGCCCGAGTACCGCCGCTTGGTCAGCGTCCGCGAGACCGGCCCGCGCGAGCGCTACGTCGTCATCCGCGGCCAGCGCGTGGTGTACGGCTCCCCCGAGTACCGCCGCCTCGTCTCCGTCCAGGAGGACCGCTTCGTGACGATCCGCGGCCAGCGGGTGCGCTACGGCTCCGCCGAGTACCGGCGCCTGAGCGGCGGCGGTGCGGTCAGCGCGAGCTTCCGCTCCGAGCAGCGCGCCGGCGCGCGCTTCGACAACCGCGGCGAGCGCGACGGCATCCGCAACGCGTCGCGGAACGAGGGCCGCAACGAAGGCCGGATGGACCGGAACGACCGCGGCCAGGATCGGGGGATGGACAAGGCCTCCCGTCAGCAGGAAGGCAAGAACGACGGTATGCGCAACAGCGACATGCGCGGCGGTCAGCAGGACGGCATCCGCAACGCGTCCGATCGCGGCGGCCAGCAGGGCGGAATGAAGTCCGGCGCCGAGGGCGGCCGGACGGGCGGCGCGGAGCGCGGCGGCATGAGCGGCGGCAGCGCGGGCGGCAACGGCGCCATGGGCGGCGCCCAAGGTGCCGGCCGGGCCGGCGGCCAGACGGGCGGTGCCGGCCGCAACTGAGCGGCGTGAGCGCGGGGGCGGGGCCGACGGGCTCCGCCCCCGCGTCGTTTCAAGCTCGTCCGTCGCCCGTCGGCGGCGGACGAGACCCGGTTCAGACCTTCAGGACGGGCTCGGCGATGTCGCCGCCTCCGCCGCGGGCCCTCAGGTAGTCCGGCTGGAACAGGCACATCCGCACGGCGTCGCGGTAGCGCCCGTTCACGAAGAACTCGTCCTTCAGCACGCCCTCGGGGTGGAAGCCGCAGCGCTCGTAGATCCGCACGGCCCGGGCGTTGTCCCGGTCGACGTGCAGGTAGAGCTTGTGGATGTTGAGCACGCTGAACGCGTAATCCATGGCGATCCGGGTGGCCTGCCACGCGTAGCCGCGGCCCTGGAAGCTCGGGTGGATCGCGATCTGGAACTCGCAGCGCCGGTGCAGGTGGTTGATCTCGACGAGCTCGATCAGCCCGGCCGGCTCCCCGCTCGGATCGGCCACGATGAAGCGCCGCTCGGTCTGGTTGTGGATGTTGCGCTCGTAGAGCTGCTGCAGTTCGGCGAAGGACTCGTAGGCCTCCTCGAACCAGTAGCGCATGATGCTGTCGTTGTTGTTGAGCTGGTGGACGAAGCGCAGGTCCTCCCGCTCCAGCGGACGCAGCTTGATGGTGATACCGGTCGCCGCATTCATGACGCACTGGCCTCGATCAGCTCGCGCAGGAAGTGCTCACCCTGGCCCAGGGCATCCAGGGTGATGAACTCGTCGGGCTGGTGCGCCTGGGCGATGTCGCCGGGGCCGCAGACCACCGTCGGGAGACCGGCCGCCTGGAAGCGCCCGGCCTCGGTGGCGTAGGGGACCGCGACGGTGTGGTTGCGTCCGGCGAGGCGCAGGCAGAGGCGCTCGGCCGCCGAGCCCGGCTCCGGGGCGAGGCCGGGGATGTCGACCTCCTCCAGCGTCTCGATCCGCCCGAACGCGCCGTAGCGGTTGAGGCGCTCGCGGGTGACCCGCTCGACCTCGGCCGCGAAGAGCCGCGGGATCTCGGCCGGGTCGAGATCCGGCAGGCCGCGATACTCCCAGAGGAAGCGGCACTCCTTGGCGAGGATGTTGCGGGCGGTGCCGCCCTGGATCGTCCCGACATGGACCGTGGTCGAGGCCGGGTCGAACCGCCCGGACGGGTCGCCGCGCTCGATCATCAGGTCGGCGATCCGGTTGAGGCCGGCGACGAGGTCGCAGGCGGCCGATACGGCGTTCGCGCCGAGGGCGGGGCGGGCGGAATGGGCCTCGTGGCCGTGGACCGTGGTGAGGCAGGTGACGATGCTCTTGTGGGCGTCCGCCACCTCCATGCCGGTGGGCTCGCCGACGATCACCGCGGCCGGTCGGGGCAGGCCGTCGCCGAACCGCGCGATCCCATCCATCGAGCCGAGGCAGGTCGTCTCCTCGTCGTAGGAGAGCAGGATGTGGATCGGCCGCTTCAGACC from Methylobacterium oryzae includes the following:
- the argE gene encoding acetylornithine deacetylase, which encodes MSATGERLSPLDMLARLVSFDTESDKSNLALIDAVCAYLDGWDVPYLRLPNAAGDKAAILATVGPMVDGGTILSGHTDVVPVAGQAWTGDPFTLRVADGRAYGRGAVDMKGFDALALALVPDMLAAGLKRPIHILLSYDEETTCLGSMDGIARFGDGLPRPAAVIVGEPTGMEVADAHKSIVTCLTTVHGHEAHSARPALGANAVSAACDLVAGLNRIADLMIERGDPSGRFDPASTTVHVGTIQGGTARNILAKECRFLWEYRGLPDLDPAEIPRLFAAEVERVTRERLNRYGAFGRIETLEEVDIPGLAPEPGSAAERLCLRLAGRNHTVAVPYATEAGRFQAAGLPTVVCGPGDIAQAHQPDEFITLDALGQGEHFLRELIEASAS
- the speG gene encoding spermidine N1-acetyltransferase, whose protein sequence is MTIKLRPLEREDLRFVHQLNNNDSIMRYWFEEAYESFAELQQLYERNIHNQTERRFIVADPSGEPAGLIELVEINHLHRRCEFQIAIHPSFQGRGYAWQATRIAMDYAFSVLNIHKLYLHVDRDNARAVRIYERCGFHPEGVLKDEFFVNGRYRDAVRMCLFQPDYLRARGGGGDIAEPVLKV